The nucleotide window AGCGGTTCAGGTAGCTGGGGAACCACACGATCACCGTGCCACCGACGAACAACTGCAAACCGCTGCCGACATAGGCGCTGATGACCGAGCGGCTTGAATACAGGGTACGCAGTGGCCGCATGGCCTTGAGCGCAGCCTTGTCGGGCGTTGCTGCCAGGCCTTTGGGGGCAATGCGCGCCTCGCGCACGATGAGCGGATACAGCAGCGCCAGCGCCAGGCCGAAGAAGGCCATGCCGGCGAATGCCCAGCGCCAACCCAGGTGCTGGGCCATCACACCGCCCAGGCCCATGCCAAGTACCGAACCAAACATGCCACCGGCCATGAACGAGCCGGCCAGGGTGGCTCGCATCTCACGCGGGAACACCGCCACCACCACGGCAATACCGACGCTGCCATAGGCTGCCTCGCCGACACCAACCAGAAAGCGTGCGATGAACATCTGCTGGTAGTTTTCCGCCAGGGCGCAACCCAAGGTAGCCAGGCTCCACATCACGGCCATGAACGTCAGGCTCTTGATCCGGCCAATGCGGTCGGCCAGCAACGACAGGGGGAAGGTCAGCAAACCGACCATCAGCGCAACGATGCCACTGAGCAGCCCGAGCTGGCTGTCGCTGAGCTGCCATTCCTGCTTGAGCAGCGGGAATACGGCGTTGAGCACTTGCCGCGACATGTAGTCGGAAATCAGCAGGCCGAAGGTCAGGGCGAAAACGATCCAGGCGTAGCGCCGTGGAATGCCGAGCGAAGTATCAGTGCCTGGTTCTGCCGCACTGGCGTGATAGGTGGCCATGCTGCCTCCTCGGATATCTGAGTTTTTTTGTTTTTATTGCTTACAGGCTATCGCGTAGCGATTGGGGCCGCATTGCGGCCCCAACGTGTCTGGCGGGTCAGAAAGTCGCATCCCCCATGATCCCGGCGCGCTCCATCTTGCGGTGGCAGGCTGGGTAATCCATGACGGCGTAATGCTGGGTACTGCGGTTGTCCCAGATGGCAATGCTGTTGGGCTTCCAGCGCCAGCGCACCTGGTACTCGGGGATGTAGGCCTGGCTGATCAGGTAGCGCAGCAATTCGCCCGCGCCGGGGTTGGCGTCCTGGCCGAAACGCACGCGCTCGGGGGTGTGGTAGTTGCTGAAATGGGTGGCGAAGGCGTTGACGAACAGCACCTTCTCGCCGGTCTCGGGGTGAGTACGCACCACCGGATGCTCGGCATCCGGGAAGCGCGCCTTTAGTGCCAGGCGTTTTTCGATCGGCATGGCCGCGCCAAAAGTGGCCTCGATGCTATGTCGCGCCCGCAGCCCTTCGATACGCGTCTTGATCTCGGTCGGCAGGTTGGCGTACGCCAGCACCATGTTGGTCCACAGGGTGTCGCCGCCCACCATAGGGCTTTCCACGCAGCGCAGCACGCAACCCATCGGCGGCTTTTCACGCCAGGTGGCGTCGGTGTGCCAAGCGTTTTCATAGCGGTCAACCGGCGTTTCCGGCGACTTGTAGATCTGCACCAAGCCCGGGTGGTCCGGGTCGCTGCCGACGACGGGGTGGTCCTCCAGCTCGCCAAAGCGGCGGGCGAACGCCACATGGTCGGCGCGGCTGATGTCCTGGTCGCGCAGGAACAGCACCCGGTGCTTGAGCAACTGGGCACGGACCTCTGCAAACAGGC belongs to Pseudomonas putida NBRC 14164 and includes:
- a CDS encoding TauD/TfdA dioxygenase family protein, whose translation is MQVEQLTCAIGAELLGVRLADAIHDDGLFAEVRAQLLKHRVLFLRDQDISRADHVAFARRFGELEDHPVVGSDPDHPGLVQIYKSPETPVDRYENAWHTDATWREKPPMGCVLRCVESPMVGGDTLWTNMVLAYANLPTEIKTRIEGLRARHSIEATFGAAMPIEKRLALKARFPDAEHPVVRTHPETGEKVLFVNAFATHFSNYHTPERVRFGQDANPGAGELLRYLISQAYIPEYQVRWRWKPNSIAIWDNRSTQHYAVMDYPACHRKMERAGIMGDATF
- a CDS encoding MFS transporter; the protein is MATYHASAAEPGTDTSLGIPRRYAWIVFALTFGLLISDYMSRQVLNAVFPLLKQEWQLSDSQLGLLSGIVALMVGLLTFPLSLLADRIGRIKSLTFMAVMWSLATLGCALAENYQQMFIARFLVGVGEAAYGSVGIAVVVAVFPREMRATLAGSFMAGGMFGSVLGMGLGGVMAQHLGWRWAFAGMAFFGLALALLYPLIVREARIAPKGLAATPDKAALKAMRPLRTLYSSRSVISAYVGSGLQLFVGGTVIVWFPSYLNRYYAMSTDRAGAVAAIIVLCSGVGIVLCGMLCDRMGRKRPDHKISLAIAYCLGSCVLLSVAFALPPGMPQLVLICLGMMIAAGTNGPSSAMVANLTHYTVHGTAFATLTLCNNLLGLATGPLITGKVSDLIGLQSAFQLVPLISIGAAAVFIYAKRHYHLDMARLQLGETAQAPVQPELEARS